TGTCAGCAAAAGTAACACTGGTAAAAAGAGTTAACAGCAATGATATAAATAATAATTTGATTTTTCTCATATATTATTTCCTTAATCAGATATATATAATCGGTTGATTATACCGAATATTTGATTATTTTAAATAATTATTATGTAAAATCTGATGAAATTATGTGTCATAGATCGCAATTTTATTTTTTATTAGTAACAAATTTTTTAAAATATTTATTATAAATAAACTTATTTGCTTGCGATTTTGGTATAACATTTTAATTCGTATCCATATTATTTTGATATTGATCTAAATGATTAAGTAATTTTTATACTGAAACATTATGTTAATCTGAAACTTTTTTACAAAAAAGTAAACTATATGCGTTGTATTTTATGTAATATGCCTTTATTTTTATCTCATCATGGTATTTGCAGTCAATGTGTTAAAAATCTACCTAAATTCAATAAAATTTGTCGGCGATGCTGTTTACCTCATTCATTATCAACGAATGTATGTTATCGATGTCGAGAACATAAACCTTATTGGGACGAACTTATTGCTGTTAGTGAATATATTCATCCATTGAAAAATTTAATTCATCACTTTAAATTTTATAAAAAAATTGAATTAAAGTTGGCATTAGCGAGATTAATGTTTTTATCATGGTATCAACGACGAGAAATGGAAGGTTTAGCTAAACCAGATTTGGTTACGTGTGTGCCTTTGCATCATCTTCGATATTGGTCAAGAGGCTATAACCAAGCCGAATTGTTGGCAAAGCCTATTGCTAAATGGTTAAATTGTGATTTTTATCCTCATCTGTTATCAAGAAAGAAAAATGCAACAGATCAAAAGAAATTATCACTTAAACAGCGGATGAGCAATGTTGAGACACTTTTTGTGTGTAACCAAAATGTTGCTAATAAATCGGTAATGCTTATTGATGATATAGTTACTACTGGTAATACTATAAATGCTATTAGTCAGCAATTAAAACAATGTGGAGCAACCCGTGTTGAGATAATTTGTTTATGTCGTACGGTATTGTAAAATCCTAAACAGTCCCTATAATAACCAAGAAAGTTAGTCAACTATTATAAATGATGCTGAATATTATTTATATCAAATGGTGTTAAAGTGAGGAGTTATGTCTATTATTACTATTTCTGAATCAGCTCAACAGCACTTTAAAAAATTGCTTGCTAATCAACCAGAAGGTACACAAATTAGAGTATTTGTTATGGATCCTGGTACGCCTAGTGCAGAATGTGGAGTTTCGTATTGTCCGGCCGATACAGTTGAAGATAATGATATAGAAGAAAAGTATACAGATTTTTCTGTGTATATCGATGAATTTAGTGCCCCATTTTTGGAAGAAACTGTGATTGATTATGTGACAGATGAATTTGGTGCACAGTTAACATTAAAAGCACCTAACTCAAAAATGAAAAAAGTTGCTGATGATGCCCCGTTAATTGAGCGCGTAAATTATGTGATCCAAGCGCAAATTAACCCTCAGTTGGCTAGTCATGGTGGGCGCGTAAATTTAGTTGAGTTGACCGATGATAACTACGCGATTTTACAATTTGGTGGTGGATGTAATGGTTGCTCAATGGTTGATTATACTTTGAAAGAAGGTATCGAAAAGCAATTAATGGTCGAATTTCCTGAACTTGCAGGAGTGAAAGACATTACTGAACATCAAGCGGGCGCACATTCATTTTGTTAAAATGCATGAAAAATAATTTTTATTTAAAACTTGCTTATTGCTGGGATTAAGTCATAATCAAAGGCTATGTGTCTGTTCACTTTATGATGGGGTTTTATGAATCAAGTTAGTATTATTTCAGATCTTATCGTTTGGATTGAAAAAAATTTAGAACAGCCATTGTCTATCGATAATGTATCGCAAAAGTCTGGTTATTCAAAATGGCATTTACAACGAATGTTTAAAGAAGTGACGGGGCAAGTTCTTGGAACTTATATTCGTCATCGTCGCTTAACTTACGCAGCGCTATCTTTGCGTATGACCAGTAAGCCCATTTTAGACATTGCTATGCAATATCGTTTTGATTCGCAACAAACATTTACCCGATCTTTTAAAAAACAATTTAATGAAACACCAGCGAGTTATCGTCGAAGTGAATTTTGGGATCCAGTAGGATTAACACCAGCGATTGAGCTTAATAAAAATCAACTTTCACTACCTGAACCCAAATTTGTTGATATGCCGAAACAGACTTTTTGGGGGATTTCTTTCAAAAATAATTGTAATCTAGGACAATTATTAGACGAAGAAAATAGACTTCGAACACAGTTTTTTCATAATTATCTATCTCGTTGTACAAATAAAAGCGAAGATTTGCCTGATAAAATTTATGCTTTTAGTCGTATATTAAAAAGCAAAGATAATACCAATGAACAAGAACTACTTTATACTATTGCGTTAGATCATAATAATAATCTTGAACATATTGAAGAAGTAGTTAGTGAAGGTGGATTATATTTATGCTTTAAATATATTGGTTCACCAGATAACTTTAGCGATTTTATTTCTCAAGTACATTTAGCTGCAATGCCAGCTCTAAAAGTTCGGTTGCGTAGTTCCAGCTGTTTAATCGAAATTCACCATAATCTTCATGATGATACTGTCGCCTCTGTTAAAGATATTAAGACTATGGAATGTGATTACTGTGTGCCGGTTGTTACAGAAACTGAAGTTAATATCCAACAAAATTTATAATTCTGATTGTTACAAGTATATTGAATAGATACTAGTTAATGTTTTTGTTATCTGAGCTTAACAGAATGTTTTCTAACCATTTTTTAAATTCAGGTGTTGCTTCTTTAAGACTATTTGAACCTCGAGTTACTGTTGCAATACCTATTTTTAGTTGATCTTTTAGTTGCCTTTGGTTGATTGAACCGTCAAGTAATGAATGTACAATTTTCACTCGAGTTATCAGTGCATCGCGTTCATCAGCTGTCATTAATAACTTTAATATATCAAGTGAATAACCGTCATTAAAGGCTTGGTGTAATAGCTTAACGGTTTGTTGCCATTCGTTAGTTTTCATTATAGTCACCATTAATATTGTTTATTAAATTCATGCTGAGTCAAAATATGTGGATTTTTTTTATCTAAGATTATTTGATAGATATAGTCATAAACTAAAACACTTTTCACGTAATTACGTGTTTCAGTAAATGGAATACTATCAATAAAAGCAACGGCGTCAAGTTTTCCACCACTCTCTTTTAACCAACGTTTAACGCGATTAGGTCCAGCATTATAAGCTGCCGAAGATAATATTCGATTATTATTATTTTGTAGATAAACTGAATTTAAAAAGTAACTACCCAATTGTATGTTGATTTTAGGATCGAACAGTTGTGTTGATGAAGTATAAGTAAGTAGGCCCATTTTTTTAGCTGTTTCTTTAGCGGTTGCAGGCATCAATTGCATCAATCCTCTAGCTCCCGCTGAAGATTGTACCGTGGTATCAAGCGCACTTTCTTGACGCGAAATAGCTAAAGCATAAGAAAGAGGAATAGCTTTATCTTTTAGGGCATCATGGTATAAGTCTTGGTACATGATGGGCAAGCGTTCTGTCCAGTTATTCCATAATTTGCCTACAATAGTTGCTTGAATACTTAGATCACCCCAATCTTTATGTAAAGCATATTGAGCCAATTTTATATATTCATTACTATCCACTTGACTATTGAGCATATATCGCCATTCTCTGCTTGATTCTGGCAACATTCCTAAACTACGTAATTCATTAATTCTTTTCACAAATGGTTTATCATCAAAGTTAGACTTTAATGCTGAAATTTCGGTATGAGTAATTTTTTTTGATTGATTATTAAGAGAATAATGTTGATTCAGTGTTTGTGCACTGATCATACCATAAAAACCACGTTTAGTTGTGAGTGTTTGTAGAATACTATTAGCTTCTTTTTTTCGATTATTTTTTAATAACACTCGTGCTTTCCAATATTGCCAATCTTCTTTTAATTGATCTTCTGGTGTTAGTTGTGCTAACCAATAAGCAATATCCTTGTAATTATTTTCATCAATAGCTAAACGAATACGTTTTTCAACCAAAGATGAATCATGGCTTTTAGCAATATAATTATCTCGCCATTTAATTTGTTCATAAGTAACTGAATCACTGAAATAACGGCTTGCTAAACTTTTTTGCAATAAACTTTGCTCGTTTTCATTTAATTTTTGCTGTTTGATTAATTGTGGCAATAAGGTCTCAGCTAATTCTATGTCGACTTTAGTTAAACGAGAAAATGATGCTAAAGTAATTTTTTTAGTGAAAGAACTCACTTTGATATTTTTTGAAAAATCTTCTAATTTTCTTGGATTATCGAATAAGTCTAGTAAATTACTTTTGATTATTTTGTTATTTTCATCTAATAGATTTGCTAGATACCGAGCTAATTTTAAATTATTCGCTTCAACTGCCAATTCAATACGTGACAATATTAAATTGTTTGTTCGTTTACCAGCTTTAGCCCAAGCATTAAGTAATGGATCACATGCAGAAGAAAGATCTTTTCCTGTCATCCAAAGTGTTTCTACATCTTTAAAAACTGATTCATCCCCTTTTTTCTTGAGTAAGGCATATTGATAGCGGCAATTAGAAGGTATTGAATTATCTTTAGGGAATGAAATTATTGAATTCCAATCTTGGCGATTTGTTAACTCTTTCAAATAGGATTGTGTTAAAGAGTTTGTTAAAGGAAAATCCTGATTTTTCTTTACAAAATCGCTAACTACATCAGGGGAGACAACTTTTATATTTTTTTGAAAAAATTGCACAGCAGCGTAAGGATATAATGGATAATTTTTTATGGTTGCAAGTAATGCTTTTTGTTCTTGAAAACTTAACGATTGATAAGAGTTAATCCATTTTTGATAATTTTCTCGCAACATTTTTTGAGAATTATTTGCGAAAGCGTTACTTGTAAATACTAAACTTATTACCAATAAGTAACGTGATACCAGTTTCATCCTTAAGCCTCCATGTGAATTTACATATCTAGATTAGCATATTTTATCGTGTTTCGTCGATGATGAACTGATGAGGCAATAATTCCCACTAAAATAGTCAACTAAATACTTGACTAAAATAAAAGGATATATACAATAATTATTATAACACATAGGGGGATGATTAATGAAATTGACATCAAAAGGAAGATACGCCGTAACTGCAATGTTGGATGTAGCATTACATTCTGACTCAGGACCAGTATCACTTGCCGATATTTCAGAACGTCAAGAAATCTCGCTTTCTTATCTTGAACAATTATTTGCGCGGTTACGAAAAAATGGTTTAGTAACCAGTGTTAGAGGCCCTGGTGGGGGTTATGTGCTGAGTCGAGCAATGGATCAAATTGCGATTAGCTCAATTGTAAAAGCCGTTGATGAGACGGTACATGCAACTAAGTGCCACGGTCAAGATGGCTGTCAAGGTGGTGTTAGATGTCTAACTCATACATTATGGAATGATTTAAGTGAGCGAATTGAAGATTTTCTAACCAGCATTACACTCAGCGAATTAGTCAATAATAATGAAGTAAAAGCTGTAGCTAATCGACAAAGCAATATACAACACGTCAGCATTAATTAAAAAATAAAACACAGAATTTGTAATTGGGAGTAATTAATGAAATTACCTATTTATATGGATTACGCTGCTACAACGCCAGTTGATCCTAGAGTTGCTGAAAAAATGATGCAGTATTTAACACCTAATGGTATTTTTGGTAATCCAGCATCTCGTTCTCATAAATTTGGTTGGCAAGCCGAAGAAGCGGTTGATATTGCTCGAAATCAAATCGCAGATCTTATTGGTGCCGATTCCCGAGAAATTGTGTTTACTTCTGGAGCAACGGAAGCTGATAACTTAGCTATTAAAGGTGCAGCTCATTTTAATAAAGCTAAAGGTAAACATATTATTACTTGTAAAACGGAACATAAAGCGGTACTTGATACCTGTCGGCAACTTGAACGTGAAGGTTATGAAGTGACTTATTTGGCTCCTGAATCCAATGGAATATTGGATTTAGATAAGCTTGTAGCGGCAATGCGCAGTGATACAACTGTTGTCTCAATTATGCATGTTAATAATGAGACTGGTGTCATTCAAAACATTGAAAAAATTGGTGAAATGTGTCGTGAAAGAGGTATTGTTTTTCATGTTGACGCAACCCAAAGCGTCGGTAAATTAGCCATTGATCTGTCTAAATTAAAAGTTGATCTTATGTCTTTTTCTGGACATAAAATTTATGGACCTAAAGGGATTGGTGGACTTTATGTTAGACGTAAACCTCGTGTTCGTATTGAAGCGCAAATGCATGGTGGTGGTCATGAGCGCGGTATGCGTTCTGGTACGTTGCCAGTGCATCAAATCGTTGGTATGGGCGAAGCATATCGTATAGCTAAAGAAGAAATGGCAACTGAAATGCCACGGTTATTAGCGTTAAAAAATCGCTTATGGAATGGCTTAAAAGATATCGAAGAAGTTTATCTTAATGGTTCTTTAGAACATAGTGTCCCTAATATATTAAATGTAAGCTTTGCTTATATTGAAGGTGAATCACTTATGATGGCTTTAAAAGATTTAGCAGTATCATCAGGTTCAGCATGTACATCTGCAAGTTTAGAGCCATCTTATGTATTACGAGCACTTGGCCTTAATGATGAACTTGCACATAGCTCAATTCGATTCTCATTTGGTCGATTTAGTACTGAAGAAGAAGTGGATTATGTTATTAAACTAATTAAAGATTCTATTGGTAAATTAAGGGAATTATCTCCACTTTGGGAAATGTTCAAAGATGGTGTTGATCTAAGTAAAATCAAATGGTCAGCCCATTAAAATTAGGAGTAAATTATGGCATACAGTGAAAAAGTAGTTGATCACTATGAAAACCCTCGTAATGTTGGTTCTTTTGATCAAAATGATCCTAATGTTGGTAGTGGCATGGTTGGCGCACCGGCATGTGGTGATGTTATGCGTTTACAAATCAAAGTAAATGATGACGGTATAATAGAAGATGCTAAATTTAAAACTTATGGTTGTGGTAGTGCAATTGCATCAAGCTCTTTAGTTACTGAATGGATTAAAGGTAAATCTTTAGATGAAGCCCAAGCAATTAAAAATACAGATATTGCCAAAGAGCTTGAGTTACCACCTGTTAAAATTCACTGTTCGCTTTTAGCGGAAGACGCAATTAAAGCAGCAATTGATGACTATAAAACTAAAAAAGGTCAAAGTTAATGGCAATTACACTAACAAATAGCGCGGCTAATCGTGTTCAGGCTTTTCTTGCTAATCGCGGAAAAGGGGTAGGGCTGAGGTTAGGCGTTAAAACATCAGGTTGCTCTGGTATGGCATATGTTTTAGAGTTTGCTGATATTATTAACGATGATGATAGTGTGTTTGAAGATAAAAATGTTAAAGTCATTGTTGATAAAAAAAGTTTGGTTTATATCGATGGTACCGAACTGGATTTTGTTAAAGAAGGATTAAACGAAGGTTTTAAATTTAATAATCCCAATGCGCAGAATGAATGTGGCTGCGGTGAAAGCTTTAATGTGTAATTGGGGTAATGAACATGCCTAATTACTTTGAACTATTTGATTTACCTGTTCAGCTACCAGTAGATGTTTCGTTACTAACAGCGAATTATCAACAATTACAAAGACAATATCATCCAGATAATTTTGCCACTGCTAATGATAACGATAAAATGGTGATGGTACAAAAATCAGCAATGATTAATGACGGTTATCATACACTGAAAAATCCCATTAAAGCTGCTGAACATCTATTGTCTCTAAAGGGTTTTGATGCGGCAACTGAGCAAAATATTATACATGATGCTGATTTTTTAATGGAACAATTTGTTTTACGTGAAAAATTAGAAGATATTGAAAGTCAGGATAATTTTGTTATATTAGATGACTTTCATTCGGAAGTTTTTGCGCGTCAACGTGATGTTTATAAACAATTATTAGAATTTATTAACAAACAAGATTGGGAAGCAGCCCTTAATCAAATCTTTAAAATCCGCTATTTAACTAGATTGATAGAACAAATCGAAAAGTTACAAGAAAAACAATATGCTTTATAATTTTAGTTAAGCATATATCAATTAGAGACAATTCAAATGGTATTATTACAAATTAGTGAACCTGGACAAACTCCTGAACCTCATCAGCGCCGTTTAGCTGTGGGAATTGATTTGGGGACAACTAATTCACTAGTTGCTACTGTGCGTAGCGGACAAACCGAAGTGCTACCAGATTTGGATAATGATTTTCTATTACCTTCAGTAGTTTATTACGGCTTAGATGTTGATGATAATCTTGTTATTACCGTTGGTAAGCATGCAAAATCTAATGCTGTAAATGATCCTCAAAACACGGTGAGTTCTGTTAAACGGTTAATGGGTAGAAACTTATCTGATATTGAGGCTGTACATTTTCCTTATACTTTTTCACAAACGGATAATGGTGTTCCATTATTGAATTTGCCTAATAATCAAGTTAACCCAATACAAGTCTCCTCGGAAATTTTGATCGCCTTAGCTCAACGTGCAAAACAGAGTTTAGGTGGTGAAGTTGATGGTGCTGTAATCACAGTGCCAGCCTATTTTGATGATGCGCAACGGCAAGCAACTAAAGATGCGGCTAAATTAGCTGGGCTGCATGTTTTAAGATTATTAAATGAACCAACTGCTGCTGCTATCGCTTATGGTTTAGATACTGGCAAAGAAGGCGTTATTGCAGTTTATGATTTAGGTGGCGGTACATTTGATATTTCTATTTTGCGTCTACATAAAGGGGTATTTGAAGTTTTAGCAACCGGTGGTGATTCAGCACTAGGAGGTGATGATTTTGACCGATTGCTTGCTGATTATTTAAAAAATCAATTAGGTTTAGAAAATAATACTGATCCCTATATAAACCAAAAAATTATTGATGAAACAGTTAAAATAAAAGTAGCATTAAGTCAGCAAGACTTAGCTTTAGCCAACATAGAAGGGCAATCTTTAACTATAACGCGTCAACAATTTCAAGACTTAATTGAACCTTTAGTTAAACGAACTTTGGCGGTTTGTCGCCGAGCATTAAGAGATGCTGAAATCAATATTGATGAAATGGTTGAAGTTGTCATGGTCGGTGGCTCAACTCGTGTCCCTTTAGTCAGACAATTAGTGGGTGATTTTTTTAGAAAAGAGCCTTTAACTTCCATTGATCCTGATAAAGTTGTTGCTATTGGTGCGGCAATACAAGCTGATATCCTGGTTGGTAATAAGCCCGATTCAGATATGTTATTGCTTGATGTCATTCCTTTATCTTTAGGAATAGAGACAATGGGGGAATTAGTGGAAAAAATCATCCCTCGTAATAGCACAATACCATGTGCCAGAGCTCAAGAATTTACCACATTTAAAGATGGTCAAACAGCTATGATGATTCATGTGTTACAAGGCGAGCGTGAAAGTGTTGTAGATTGCCGATCGTTGGCTCGTTTTACGCTAAGAGGTATTCCTCCTATGCCTGCTGGCGGAGCGCATATTCGTGTTACTTTTCAAGTCGATGCTGATGGTTTATTAAATGTTACTGCAATGGAAAAATCAACAGGTGTTGAAGCTGCGATTCAAGTTAAGCCATCTTATGGTCTAACGGATAATGAAATTGCTAACATGATTCAGGATTCAATCAATTATGCCCAGCAAGATAAACAAGTAAGAATGCTTGCCGAACAAAAGGTTGAAGCAGCTAGAGTACTAGAAAGCTTACAAAGTGCTTTAGATAAAGATGCTGATCTATTAAATGAGCAACAACTTAATCAGATTTTAATCGCTAAGCATCAGTTACAAGCAGTAAGTGAATTAGATGATAGTGATGCTATCAAAAAGCATATTAAGATTGTTGATAATATGACACAAGAGTTTGCTGCTAAACGTATGGATAGATCAATTCGTCAAGCCTTAACTGGCCATAAAGTTGATGATATTTAACAAACGAGATTATTATGCCCAAAATTACATTTTTACCTAATGCTGATCTTTGTCCTGAAGGCAAAATAGTTGAAGCTGAAGAAGGTGAAACTATTTTAGAAGTTGCACTTCGTAATGATATTGAAATTGAACATGCATGTGAAATGTCTTGTGCATGTTCAACGTGCCACTGTATTGTTCGTAAAGGTTTTGATTCGCTAGAAGAAAGTGATGAGCAAGAAGATGATATGCTTGATAAAGCTTGGGGAGTAGAGCCTCATAGTCGATTAAGTTGCCAAGCTCGAGTTACAGATGAAGATCTTGAAGTTGAAATTCCAAGATATAGTTTAAATCATGCCAAAGAAGATCATTAAACAGACCGCCATAATGGCGGTTTTATTTATCATAATTTGATTTAATCGTTGCAAAGTGCTTTTCTTTCCTTATTATTGTGATTGTTGTCACATTTTTGTTATTGATTTAAATTGATAACTTTTAAACCTATCTTTATTCTGTTATATTTCGACAATAGACATATGCTGGTAAATAAACAAATGTTTATGAATTATCGAGAAAAACAGATCCTCACCATAATCCGTGATAATCCTTTTATTCAACAAAATGCAATAGCCGATATGCTTGGTATCACACGATCTAGTGTTGCTGGTTACATCATGACTTTAACGCAAAAAGGTTATATCAAAGGTAAAGGTTATCT
The sequence above is drawn from the Gilliamella apicola genome and encodes:
- the iscU gene encoding Fe-S cluster assembly scaffold IscU; this encodes MAYSEKVVDHYENPRNVGSFDQNDPNVGSGMVGAPACGDVMRLQIKVNDDGIIEDAKFKTYGCGSAIASSSLVTEWIKGKSLDEAQAIKNTDIAKELELPPVKIHCSLLAEDAIKAAIDDYKTKKGQS
- the robA gene encoding MDR efflux pump AcrAB transcriptional activator RobA codes for the protein MNQVSIISDLIVWIEKNLEQPLSIDNVSQKSGYSKWHLQRMFKEVTGQVLGTYIRHRRLTYAALSLRMTSKPILDIAMQYRFDSQQTFTRSFKKQFNETPASYRRSEFWDPVGLTPAIELNKNQLSLPEPKFVDMPKQTFWGISFKNNCNLGQLLDEENRLRTQFFHNYLSRCTNKSEDLPDKIYAFSRILKSKDNTNEQELLYTIALDHNNNLEHIEEVVSEGGLYLCFKYIGSPDNFSDFISQVHLAAMPALKVRLRSSSCLIEIHHNLHDDTVASVKDIKTMECDYCVPVVTETEVNIQQNL
- the trpR gene encoding trp operon repressor; translation: MKTNEWQQTVKLLHQAFNDGYSLDILKLLMTADERDALITRVKIVHSLLDGSINQRQLKDQLKIGIATVTRGSNSLKEATPEFKKWLENILLSSDNKNIN
- the hscA gene encoding Fe-S protein assembly chaperone HscA produces the protein MVLLQISEPGQTPEPHQRRLAVGIDLGTTNSLVATVRSGQTEVLPDLDNDFLLPSVVYYGLDVDDNLVITVGKHAKSNAVNDPQNTVSSVKRLMGRNLSDIEAVHFPYTFSQTDNGVPLLNLPNNQVNPIQVSSEILIALAQRAKQSLGGEVDGAVITVPAYFDDAQRQATKDAAKLAGLHVLRLLNEPTAAAIAYGLDTGKEGVIAVYDLGGGTFDISILRLHKGVFEVLATGGDSALGGDDFDRLLADYLKNQLGLENNTDPYINQKIIDETVKIKVALSQQDLALANIEGQSLTITRQQFQDLIEPLVKRTLAVCRRALRDAEINIDEMVEVVMVGGSTRVPLVRQLVGDFFRKEPLTSIDPDKVVAIGAAIQADILVGNKPDSDMLLLDVIPLSLGIETMGELVEKIIPRNSTIPCARAQEFTTFKDGQTAMMIHVLQGERESVVDCRSLARFTLRGIPPMPAGGAHIRVTFQVDADGLLNVTAMEKSTGVEAAIQVKPSYGLTDNEIANMIQDSINYAQQDKQVRMLAEQKVEAARVLESLQSALDKDADLLNEQQLNQILIAKHQLQAVSELDDSDAIKKHIKIVDNMTQEFAAKRMDRSIRQALTGHKVDDI
- a CDS encoding IscS subfamily cysteine desulfurase, producing the protein MKLPIYMDYAATTPVDPRVAEKMMQYLTPNGIFGNPASRSHKFGWQAEEAVDIARNQIADLIGADSREIVFTSGATEADNLAIKGAAHFNKAKGKHIITCKTEHKAVLDTCRQLEREGYEVTYLAPESNGILDLDKLVAAMRSDTTVVSIMHVNNETGVIQNIEKIGEMCRERGIVFHVDATQSVGKLAIDLSKLKVDLMSFSGHKIYGPKGIGGLYVRRKPRVRIEAQMHGGGHERGMRSGTLPVHQIVGMGEAYRIAKEEMATEMPRLLALKNRLWNGLKDIEEVYLNGSLEHSVPNILNVSFAYIEGESLMMALKDLAVSSGSACTSASLEPSYVLRALGLNDELAHSSIRFSFGRFSTEEEVDYVIKLIKDSIGKLRELSPLWEMFKDGVDLSKIKWSAH
- the nfuA gene encoding Fe-S biogenesis protein NfuA, producing the protein MSIITISESAQQHFKKLLANQPEGTQIRVFVMDPGTPSAECGVSYCPADTVEDNDIEEKYTDFSVYIDEFSAPFLEETVIDYVTDEFGAQLTLKAPNSKMKKVADDAPLIERVNYVIQAQINPQLASHGGRVNLVELTDDNYAILQFGGGCNGCSMVDYTLKEGIEKQLMVEFPELAGVKDITEHQAGAHSFC
- the sltY gene encoding murein transglycosylase, with translation MKLVSRYLLVISLVFTSNAFANNSQKMLRENYQKWINSYQSLSFQEQKALLATIKNYPLYPYAAVQFFQKNIKVVSPDVVSDFVKKNQDFPLTNSLTQSYLKELTNRQDWNSIISFPKDNSIPSNCRYQYALLKKKGDESVFKDVETLWMTGKDLSSACDPLLNAWAKAGKRTNNLILSRIELAVEANNLKLARYLANLLDENNKIIKSNLLDLFDNPRKLEDFSKNIKVSSFTKKITLASFSRLTKVDIELAETLLPQLIKQQKLNENEQSLLQKSLASRYFSDSVTYEQIKWRDNYIAKSHDSSLVEKRIRLAIDENNYKDIAYWLAQLTPEDQLKEDWQYWKARVLLKNNRKKEANSILQTLTTKRGFYGMISAQTLNQHYSLNNQSKKITHTEISALKSNFDDKPFVKRINELRSLGMLPESSREWRYMLNSQVDSNEYIKLAQYALHKDWGDLSIQATIVGKLWNNWTERLPIMYQDLYHDALKDKAIPLSYALAISRQESALDTTVQSSAGARGLMQLMPATAKETAKKMGLLTYTSSTQLFDPKINIQLGSYFLNSVYLQNNNNRILSSAAYNAGPNRVKRWLKESGGKLDAVAFIDSIPFTETRNYVKSVLVYDYIYQIILDKKNPHILTQHEFNKQY
- a CDS encoding phosphoribosyltransferase family protein; the encoded protein is MRCILCNMPLFLSHHGICSQCVKNLPKFNKICRRCCLPHSLSTNVCYRCREHKPYWDELIAVSEYIHPLKNLIHHFKFYKKIELKLALARLMFLSWYQRREMEGLAKPDLVTCVPLHHLRYWSRGYNQAELLAKPIAKWLNCDFYPHLLSRKKNATDQKKLSLKQRMSNVETLFVCNQNVANKSVMLIDDIVTTGNTINAISQQLKQCGATRVEIICLCRTVL
- the hscB gene encoding Fe-S protein assembly co-chaperone HscB; this encodes MPNYFELFDLPVQLPVDVSLLTANYQQLQRQYHPDNFATANDNDKMVMVQKSAMINDGYHTLKNPIKAAEHLLSLKGFDAATEQNIIHDADFLMEQFVLREKLEDIESQDNFVILDDFHSEVFARQRDVYKQLLEFINKQDWEAALNQIFKIRYLTRLIEQIEKLQEKQYAL
- the iscA gene encoding iron-sulfur cluster assembly protein IscA — protein: MAITLTNSAANRVQAFLANRGKGVGLRLGVKTSGCSGMAYVLEFADIINDDDSVFEDKNVKVIVDKKSLVYIDGTELDFVKEGLNEGFKFNNPNAQNECGCGESFNV
- the fdx gene encoding ISC system 2Fe-2S type ferredoxin, translating into MPKITFLPNADLCPEGKIVEAEEGETILEVALRNDIEIEHACEMSCACSTCHCIVRKGFDSLEESDEQEDDMLDKAWGVEPHSRLSCQARVTDEDLEVEIPRYSLNHAKEDH
- the iscR gene encoding Fe-S cluster assembly transcriptional regulator IscR, whose translation is MKLTSKGRYAVTAMLDVALHSDSGPVSLADISERQEISLSYLEQLFARLRKNGLVTSVRGPGGGYVLSRAMDQIAISSIVKAVDETVHATKCHGQDGCQGGVRCLTHTLWNDLSERIEDFLTSITLSELVNNNEVKAVANRQSNIQHVSIN